A window of the Brassica napus cultivar Da-Ae chromosome A2, Da-Ae, whole genome shotgun sequence genome harbors these coding sequences:
- the LOC106420989 gene encoding protein LSM12 homolog B-like has translation MSPANATATKAGGGGSGDEYEVGKTYEVKLTTGNEFKGIVLAYDSDPHVVIFREGAIPGKCKSMMTTRTVNASFISKANLIGKCKDPMDSNKKKWFVDLSGLLEKEAIAIRRIESIGVGVTAEAQKIFDALSKTLHVKWENKDMVIMEDVRICSPYHSDSVTGGTRAANDRIKKVLNNVREKLQLSSDT, from the exons ATGAGTCCAGCGAACGCGACGGCGACCAAAGCCGGAGGTGGAGGAAGCGGTGACGAGTACGAGGTGGGGAAGACGTACGAGGTGAAGCTGACGACTGGAAACGAGTTCAAGGGGATCGTCTTGGCATACGACTCTGATCCACACGTCGTCATCTTCC GAGAGGGAGCGATTCCGGGAAAATGTAAATCGATGATGACTACACGGACGGTGAACGCAAGTTTCATATCCAAGGCCAATCTCATTGGGAAGTGTAAAGATCCGATGGATTCGAACAAGAAAAAGTGGTTCGTTGATCTCAGTGGACTCTTAGAGAAAGAGGCAATCGCTATTAG GAGGATCGAGAGCATTGGTGTTGGCGTTACCGCAGAGGCGCAGAAGATCTTCGACGCTTTGTCTAAGAC GCTTCATGTAAAGTGGGAAAACAAAGACATGGTGATAATGGAAGATGTGCGTATATGTAGCCCTTACCATTCTGATTCTGTCACTGGAGGAACTCGTGCTGCCAATGATCGTATAAAGAAAGTG CTGAACAACGTGAGAGAGAAGCTGCAACTTAGTAGTGACACATGA
- the LOC106394749 gene encoding WAT1-related protein At1g70260, giving the protein MEVKVRKQEFVPFMAMVIMEACTIALTIMAKTALTGGMSPFVFVVYTNALGSILLLPFSLFFHRNDRTEESIFSWPLVVRVFFLGFTGVFLFQNLAFVGLSFSSPIVVCAMGLLIPSFSFLLNLILGRSKLDLRNTSTRAKVMGTVISLSGAFVEELYKGPFIRPASSPSPNHLLKSIRKLLVYYNLPDNWFLGCIFLAAAVFFVSLFNVVQTGTVKKYPHVMKVASFYSIVGTVQCLIFSLYMERDLSAWKIEPNFDLFLIIATGIFGSVIRTSVHVKCTQMKGPYYVPLFKPFGIFWATLFGTSFFVNSLHYGSVLGAAIGGVGYYTVSWGQLKETEEKQNPKEERKPIKTIYHQEEDEYKVPLLISQEESPV; this is encoded by the exons ATGGAGGTGAAGGTTAGAAAGCAAGAGTTTGTGCCGTTTATGGCAATGGTGATAATGGAGGCATGCACAATTGCTCTAACGATAATGGCGAAAACGGCTTTAACAGGAGGGATGAGTCCTTTTGTGTTCGTTGTTTACACAAACGCTTTGGGatctattcttcttcttccattttCTTTGTTCTTCCACCGAAATGATAG AACTGAAGAGTCCATCTTTTCTTGGCCACTCGTCGTTCGTGTTTTCTTTCTTGGTTTCACCGG gGTATTTCTTTTCCAAAACTTGGCATTCGTGGGACTAAGCTTCAGTTCACCCATAGTGGTATGCGCAATGGGATTACTCATTCCTTCATTCTCCTTCTTGCTCAATCTTATTCTCGG AAGGAGCAAGTTGGACTTGAGAAACACGAGCACGAGGGCTAAAGTGATGGGAACAGTAATTTCATTAAGCGGAGCATTTGTTGAAGAACTATACAAAGGTCCCTTCATAAGACCAGCTTCGTCTCCTTCCCCAAATCATCTTCTTAAATCAATCCGTAAACTCTTGGTCTACTACAATCTTCCCGACAATTGGTTCCTTGGTTGTATCTTTTTGGCCGCAGCtgttttttttgtctccctCTTCAATGTTGTTCAG ACAGGGACGGTCAAAAAGTATCCACACGTTATGAAAGTGGCTTCGTTTTACAGCATAGTCGGGACGGTTCAATGTCTTATTTTCTCGTTGTATATGGAAAGAGACCTAAGTGCATGGAAGATCGAACCTAACTTCGATCTTTTTCTCATTATCGCCACG GGAATATTCGGAAGTGTGATTCGAACAAGCGTACACGTAAAGTGCACCCAAATGAAAGGACCATATTATGTACCATTATTCAAACCTTTTGGTATCTTTTGGGCAACACTCTTTGGCACCAGCTTCTTCGTCAACAGTCTTCACTACGGCAG TGTGTTAGGAGCAGCCATAGgtggcgttggatattacacagtATCGTGGGGACAATTGAAGGAAAccgaagaaaaacaaaatccaaaGGAAGAAAGAAAACCCATCAAAACTATCTAtcatcaagaagaagatgaatacAAAGTTCCATTGCTTATTAGTCAAGAAGAAAGTCCTGTGTGA
- the LOC106420979 gene encoding uncharacterized protein LOC106420979, with protein MDHPHVRLHHNPLKCCHYSLHKEAMEESKKYERMVKQTMDKNKKKNNKRGHGSGSGSGLLGVKVRKLQILIPGGKRCNHPDLLLSKTVDYIVHLKLKIRFLKALSDMYSL; from the coding sequence ATGGACCACCCGCACGTTCGTTTGCATCACAACCCTTTGAAGTGTTGTCATTACTCATTACAcaaagaggcaatggaggagtCAAAGAAATACGAGAGGATGGTGAAGCAAACAATGgacaagaacaagaagaagaacaacaaaagGGGTCATGGCTCTGGGTCAGGATCCGGGTTGCTTGGGGTGAAGGTGAGGAAGCTCCAAATACTGATACCGGGTGGAAAGAGATGCAACCACCCGGATCTGCTTTTATCTAAAACCGTGGATTATATTGTCCACTTGAAGTTGAAGATTAGGTTCCTTAAAGCACTCTCAGATATGTACTCTCTCTGA
- the LOC106394738 gene encoding probable alpha,alpha-trehalose-phosphate synthase [UDP-forming] 8, with protein MTVPGIISGSSEVTSSPRERKIIVANTLPLQSKRDSETGKWSFSWDEDSLQLQLKDGFPPDTEFLYVGSLNAHVEPNEQEAVSQTLLTSFNSVATFLPKDLQEMYYRGFCKHQLWPLFHYMLPMFPDHGDRFDRKLWQAYVSANKIFSDRVMEVINPEDDYVWIQDYHLMVLPTFLRKRFNRIKLGFFLHSPFPSSEIYRTLPVRDEILRGLLNCDLIGFHTFDYARHFLSCCSRMLGLDYQSKRGHIGLDYFGRTVFIKILPVGVHMGRLESVLNLPSAAAKIKEIQEEFKGKKLVLGIDDMDIFKGISLKLLAMESLFETYWHLRGKVVLVQIVNPARTSGKDVEEAKRETYVTAKRINERYGSLDYKPIVLIDRLVPRYEKSAYYAAADCCLVNAVRDGMNLVPYKYIVCRQGGSLVNDSSPRTSTLVVSEFIGCSPSLSGAIRVNPWDVDDVAQAVNSALKMSEAEKQLRHEKHYHYISTHDVGYWAKSFMQDLERACKDHYSKRCWGIGFGLGFRVLSLSPSFRKLSVEHIVPVYRKAQRRAIFLDYDGTLVPESSITQDPSAEVLSVLKALCEDAKNTVFIVSGRGPESLSEWLSPCENLGIAAEHGYFIRWNSKKEWETCYASTGTEWKAMVEPVMRSYMEATDGSSIEFKESALVWHHQDADPDFGSCQAKELLDHLESVLANEPVVVKKGQHIVEVKPQGVSKGLAAEKVIREMVERGEPPEMVICIGDDRSDEDMFEGMLSTVTNPELLIQPEVFACTVGRKPSKAKYFLDDVADVLKLLKGLGDSSSSLKTTSHTEVAFESII; from the exons ATGACCGTTCCAGGAATCATCTCCGGCTCCTCCGAGGTAACTTCTTCTCCACGCGAGAGGAAGATCATCGTGGCCAACACGTTACCTCTCCAATCCAAAAGAGACTCAGAAACAGGCAAATGGAGTTTCTCATGGGACGAAGACTCTCTCCAGCTCCAGCTCAAAGACGGCTTCCCTCCAGACACAGAGTTCCTCTACGTCGGCTCCCTCAACGCACACGTGGAACCAAACGAGCAAGAAGCAGTCTCGCAAACCCTCCTCACCAGTTTCAACTCCGTCGCCACCTTCTTACCCAAAGACCTTCAAGAAATGTACTACCGCGGCTTCTGCAAACACCAGCTGTGGCCTCTCTTCCACTACATGCTCCCCATGTTCCCCGACCACGGTGACCGTTTCGACAGAAAGCTCTGGCAGGCTTACGTCTCCGCCAACAAGATCTTCTCCGACAGGGTGATGGAAGTCATCAACCCCGAGGACGACTACGTCTGGATCCAAGATTACCATCTCATGGTTCTCCCCACCTTCTTGAGGAAACGTTTCAACAGAATCAAACTTGGTTTCTTTCTCCACAGCCCTTTCCCTTCCTCAGAGATCTACCGGACGTTACCCGTCCGCGACGAGATCCTCAGAGGCTTGCTGAACTGTGATCTCATCGGCTTCCACACGTTTGACTACGCGAGACACTTCTTGTCTTGCTGTAGTAGAATGCTCGGTCTTGATTACCAGTCTAAGCGCGGACACATCGGTCTTGATTACTTTGGTAGGACCGTGTTCATCAAGATCCTCCCCGTCGGTGTCCACATGGGTAGGTTAGAGTCTGTTCTCAACCTCCCTTCAGCCGCGGCCAAGATTAAAGAGATCCAAGAAGAGTTCAAAGGGAAGAAGCTGGTCCTCGGCATCGACGACATGGACATCTTCAAAGGCATTAGCTTAAAGCTTTTGGCGATGGAGAGTCTCTTCGAGACGTACTGGCACTTGAGAGGGAAAGTAGTTCTTGTTCAGATAGTCAACCCCGCGAGAACCTCTGGTAAAGACGTGGAAGAAGCCAAGAGAGAGACCTACGTGACTGCTAAAAGGATCAACGAGCGCTACGGTAGTCTTGATTACAAGCCTATAGTGTTGATAGACCGTCTTGTTCCTCGTTACGAGAAGAGCGCTTACTACGCTGCTGCGGATTGCTGCTTGGTGAATGCGGTGAGAGATGGTATGAACTTGGTGCCTTATAAGTATATAGTCTGCAGGCAAGGAGGGAGTCTTGTTAATGATTCGTCGCCTAGGACGAGTACTCTTGTTGTGTCTGAGTTTATTGGATGCTCGCCTTCTCTGAGTGGTGCTATTAGAGTGAATCCATGGGATGTGGATGACGTTGCTCAAGCGGTGAACTCGGCTCTTAAAATGAGTGAAGCTGAGAAGCAGCTAAGGCATGAGAAGCATTACCATTATATTAGTACTCATGATGTTGGTTACTGGGCGAAGAGCTTCATGCAGGATCTTGAGAGAGCTTGCAAGGATCATTACAGTAAGCGTTGCTGGGGGATTGGgtttggattagggtttagggttttgtcgCTGTCTCCTAGCTTTAGGAAGCTGTCTGTGGAACACATTGTTCCGGTTTATAGAAAAGCGCAGAGGAGAGCTATATTTCTTGATTATGATGGCACTCTTGTCCCTGAAAGCTCCATTACTCAAGATCCAAGTGCTGAGGTTTTGTCTGTTCTGAAGGCTCTTTGTGAAGATGCTAAGAACACAGTGTTTATTGTTAGTGGGAGAGGACCAGAGTCTCTGAGTGAGTGGTTGTCTCCTTGTGAGAATCTTGGTATAGCTGCTGAACATGGATACTTCATAAG GTGGAATAGCAAGAAAGAGTGGGAGACTTGTTACGCGTCTACGGGTACAGAGTGGAAGGCAATGGTGGAGCCTGTTATGAGATCATACATGGAGGCAACAGATGGGTCTAGTATAGAGTTTAAAGAGAGTGCTTTGGTATGGCATCATCAAGACGCTGATCCAGATTTTGGTTCTTGCCAAGCTAAGGAGCTTCTTGATCACCTAGAGAGTGTGCTTGCGAATGAGCCTGTTGTTGTCAAGAAGGGTCAACACATTGTTGAAGTAAAACCACAG GGTGTAAGCAAAGGTCTAGCTGCTGAGAAAGTAATCCGGGAGATGGTTGAACGTGGGGAGCCACCAGAGATGGTGATATGCATAGGAGATGATAGGTCTGACGAGGACATGTTTGAGGGTATGTTGAGTACGGTGACAAATCCAGAGCTTCTGATTCAACCAGAGGTTTTTGCATGCACTGTTGGGAGAAAACCAAGCAAGGCTAAGTACTTCTTGGATGATGTAGCTGACGTGCTTAAGCTACTAAAAGGTTTGGGGGATTCATCGTCGAGCTTGAAGACCACATCTCACACAGAAGTTGCATTTgaaagcatcatttaa
- the LOC106410680 gene encoding probable LRR receptor-like serine/threonine-protein kinase At1g56140 isoform X1, producing MDFGTPHKSELGSKLADRTLVSCNWEPDSNGMDDIWDQCVVRPCSQGDWFAYQSKNAVSFGASCLLKYAEIGSCTKLQQIYIDSSGLSGEIPLSFANLVELQRVWMMDLEVTGRIPEFIGNWTKLIVLRIVGTGLSGPIPSSFSNLTSLTELRLGDISNGSSSLEFIKDMKNLSILVLRNSNLTGEIPSDIGEYSSLREVDLSFNKLHGPIPSSLFNLTSLSHLFLGNNTLNGSLPTQKSQSLRNIDVSYNNFSGSLPSWVSLPNSNFNLVANSFTLEGLDNRVLSGLNCLQKNFRCSGGKGIYYNFSINCGGPDITSVSGALYDKDDADLGPSSFFVNAARRWAVSSIGRFAGSSNNRYTETLLSQFTNTSDSELFQTARLSPSSIRYYGLELENGVYNVTLQFAEIQMTSSNSWTGFGRRRFDIYVQGRLVEKDFDVRRTAGGFTDRAVRREYKANVTENYLEVHLFWAGKGTCCIPIQGAYGPIISAVSAAADFTPTVSNKPPSKKNNRTGVIVGVIVGVGLFSFLAGVVIFTIRQRRKPYTDDEELLSMEIKPYTFTYSELKSATQDFNLSNKLGEGGFGPVYKGNLKDGREVAVKLLSVGSRQGKGQFVAEIVTISTVLHRNLVTLYGCCFEGDHRLLVYEYLPNGSLDQALFGEKSLHLDWSTRFEICLGVARGLVYLHEEARVRIVHRDVKASNILLDSELVPKVSDFGLAKLYHGKKTHISTGVAGTIGYLAPEYAMRGHLTEKTDVYAFGVVALELVSGRPNSDEILDDEKKYLLEWAWNLHEKSREVELIDDRLSEFNVEEVKRVIGVALLCTQASHSLRPPMSRVVAMLPGDVEVSDVTSKPGYLTDWRFDDITRDVEVSHVTFEPGYLTDWRFDDITTSSLRSFQTTETNTSGSKISPRKADSEPMLGAQDQFWKRTMSLL from the exons ATGGACTTTGGAACACCTCACAAATCT GAACTTGGGTCAAAACTTGCTGACAGGACCCTTGTCTCCTGCAATTGGGAACCTGATTCGAATGGAATGGAT GACATTTGGGATCAATGCGTTGTCCGGCCCTGTTCCCAAGGAGATTGGTTTGCTTACCAATCTAAAAATGCTGTAAGCTTTGGTGCTTCTTGTTTGCTTAAATATG CTGAAATTGGGAGTTGTACAAAGCTACAGCAAAT CTACATAGATAGTTCTGGGCTTAGCGGGGAAATACCTTTATCATTTGCTAATCTTGTGGAGCTGCAACGAGT CTGGATGATGGATCTGGAAGTTACAGGTCGGATACCAGAATTTATTGGAAACTGGACCAAACTTATTGTCTT GAGAATTGTCGGAACTGGTTTGAGTGGTCCGATACCGTCGTCATTTTCCAACTTAACTTCTTTGACAGAACT GAGGCTAGGAGATATATCCAATGGAAGCTCTTCTCTTGAATTCATCAAAGACATGAAAAATCTAAGTATATT AGTATTGAGGAACAGCAATCTCACGGGGGAAATACCATCTGATATTGGAGAATACTCAAGCTTGCGCGAAGT TGATTTAAGCTTCAACAAATTACATGGACCAATACCGTCTTCACTTTTCAATTTAACTTCACTTTCTCACTT GTTTCTAGGAAACAACACGTTGAATGGTTCCTTACCCACTCAAAAGAGCCAGTCTTTGCGCAATAT AGATGTGTCGTACAATAATTTTTCTGGAAGTCTTCCTTCGTGGGTCAGCTTACCAAACTCGAATTT CAACCTAGTTGCTAACAGCTTTACACTGGAAGGTCTTGACAACAG GGTTTTATCAGGACTGAACTGTCTGCAGAAGAACTTCCGTTGCAGTGGAGGCAAAGGAATCT ATTACAACTTTTCAATCAACTGCGGAGGCCCGGATATAACGTCTGTTAGTGGGGCACTATATGACAAAGATGACGCGGATCTTGGACCATCTTCGTTTTTCGTGAATGCTGCTAGGAGATGGGCAGTTAGTAGCATTGGTCGCTTTGCCGGAAGTAGCAATAATAGATATACAGAAACTTTACTATCACAATTTACCAACACTTCAGACTCGGAGCTTTTTCAGACAGCAAGACTTTCTCCATCTTCCATAAGATATTATGGTCTGGAGCTCGAAAATGGAGTCTATAACGTCACACTTCAGTTTGCTGAAATACAAATGACAAGTTCTAACTCTTGGACAGGGTTTGGAAGACGGAGATTTGACATTTATGTCCAG GGAAGACTTGTGGAAAAGGATTTTGATGTACGCAGAACAGCTGGTGGCTTCACTGATAGGGCAGTTCGTAGAGAATATAAAGCAAATGTGACAGAAAATTACCTCGAAGTTCATCTTTTCTGGGCTGGAAAAGGAACATGTTGTATTCCTATTCAGGGTGCTTATGGGCCTATAATATCGGCAGTCAGTGCAGCGGCAG ATTTTACACCAACTGTGAGTAATAAGCCACcatcaaagaaaaataataggACTGGTGTCATTGTCGGTGTCATTGTTGGCGTAGGACTTTTTAGCTTCCTTGCGGGCGTTGTTATCTTCACAATACGACAAAGAAGAAAGCCATACACTGATGATGAAG AACTGCTTAGTATGGAAATAAAGCCTTACACATTTACTTACTCAGAACTTAAAAGTGCAACTCAAGATTTCAATCTCTCAAACAAGCTCGGAGAGGGTGGATTTGGGCCTGTTTATAAA GGAAACCTCAAAGATGGAAGAGAGGTAGCTGTGAAGTTGTTGTCTGTTGGATCTCGGCAAGGGAAAGGACAATTTGTTGCAGAAATTGTAACAATTTCTACAGTTCTACATCGAAACCTTGTGACTCTTTACGGCTGCTGCTTTGAAGGAGATCATCGTTTGCTCGTATATGAGTATCTCCCTAATGGAAGTCTCGATCAGGCACTATTTG GGGAAAAGAGTTTACATCTTGATTGGTCAACACGTTTCGAGATATGCTTGGGAGTAGCCAGAGGACTAGTCTATCTCCACGAGGAGGCGAGGGTTCGCATTGTACACAGGGATGTGAAGGCCAGCAACATTTTGCTAGACTCCGAACTGGTCCCAAAAGTTTCTGATTTTGGGCTGGCGAAACTATACCATGGCAAGAAAACTCACATAAGTACCGGAGTTGCAGGGACCAT AGGCTATCTTGCGCCAGAGTATGCAATGCGTGGACATCTGACAGAGAAAACAGATGTGTATGCATTTGGTGTTGTGGCTCTTGAGCTAGTTAGTGGAAGGCCAAACTCTGATGAGATCTTAGATGATGAGAAAAAATATCTTCTTGAATGG GCATGGAATCTACACGAGAAAAGCCGTGAAGTCGAACTGATAGATGATAGGCTAAGTGAATTCAATGTGGAAGAAGTGAAACGAGTGATTGGCGTTGCTCTGCTATGCACACAAGCATCTCATTCCTTGAGACCACCAATGTCACGAGTAGTGGCCATGTTGCCAGGAGATGTTGAGGTCAGTGATGTCACTTCTAAGCCAGGCTACCTAACCGATTGGAGATTTGATGACATCACCAGAGATGTTGAGGTCAGTCATGTCACTTTCGAGCCAGGCTATCTAACCGACTGGAGATTTGATGACATCACCACTTCCTCTCTCAGAAGCTTTCAAACCACAGAGACGAACACTTCTGGCTCCAAGATTTCACCCCGAAAAGCCGACTCTGAGCCGATGCTTGGAGCCCAAGATCAGTTTTGGAAGAGAACAATGTCTCTTCTCTGA
- the LOC106410680 gene encoding probable LRR receptor-like serine/threonine-protein kinase At1g56140 isoform X2 — protein sequence MPRLRRPPCLLLTVWFLCIYSLVHVVRAQNRTGTITHPDDARALNSIFATWKINASNDWNISGELCSGAATNGNVDVDDPAYNPIIKCACTFANSTCRITALKVYSRDVVGSIPDELWTLEHLTNLNLGQNLLTGPLSPAIGNLIRMEWMTFGINALSGPVPKEIGLLTNLKMLSIGSNNFSGSMPAEIGSCTKLQQIYIDSSGLSGEIPLSFANLVELQRVWMMDLEVTGRIPEFIGNWTKLIVLRIVGTGLSGPIPSSFSNLTSLTELRLGDISNGSSSLEFIKDMKNLSILVLRNSNLTGEIPSDIGEYSSLREVDLSFNKLHGPIPSSLFNLTSLSHLFLGNNTLNGSLPTQKSQSLRNIDVSYNNFSGSLPSWVSLPNSNFNLVANSFTLEGLDNRVLSGLNCLQKNFRCSGGKGIYYNFSINCGGPDITSVSGALYDKDDADLGPSSFFVNAARRWAVSSIGRFAGSSNNRYTETLLSQFTNTSDSELFQTARLSPSSIRYYGLELENGVYNVTLQFAEIQMTSSNSWTGFGRRRFDIYVQGRLVEKDFDVRRTAGGFTDRAVRREYKANVTENYLEVHLFWAGKGTCCIPIQGAYGPIISAVSAAADFTPTVSNKPPSKKNNRTGVIVGVIVGVGLFSFLAGVVIFTIRQRRKPYTDDEELLSMEIKPYTFTYSELKSATQDFNLSNKLGEGGFGPVYKGNLKDGREVAVKLLSVGSRQGKGQFVAEIVTISTVLHRNLVTLYGCCFEGDHRLLVYEYLPNGSLDQALFGEKSLHLDWSTRFEICLGVARGLVYLHEEARVRIVHRDVKASNILLDSELVPKVSDFGLAKLYHGKKTHISTGVAGTIGYLAPEYAMRGHLTEKTDVYAFGVVALELVSGRPNSDEILDDEKKYLLEWAWNLHEKSREVELIDDRLSEFNVEEVKRVIGVALLCTQASHSLRPPMSRVVAMLPGDVEVSDVTSKPGYLTDWRFDDITRDVEVSHVTFEPGYLTDWRFDDITTSSLRSFQTTETNTSGSKISPRKADSEPMLGAQDQFWKRTMSLL from the exons ATGCCTAGATTACGACGGCCTCCGTGTCTACTACTCACTGTCTGGTTCTTGTGTATTTACAGTTTGGTTCACGTCGTTCGAGCTCAAAACCGAACCGGAACTATTACTCATCCGGACGACG CGCGTGCGCTGAACTCGATTTTCGCGACTTGGAAGATCAATGCGTCGAATGATTGGAACATCAGCGGCGAGCTTTGCTCCGGCGCCGCCACAAACGGCAATGTCGACGTCGATGACCCTGCCTACAACCCTATAATCAAATGCGCGTGTACTTTCGCCAACTCCACCTGCCGCATCACCGCACT GAAGGTCTATTCAAGAGATGTTGTAGGAAGTATACCTGATGAGCTATGGACTTTGGAACACCTCACAAATCT GAACTTGGGTCAAAACTTGCTGACAGGACCCTTGTCTCCTGCAATTGGGAACCTGATTCGAATGGAATGGAT GACATTTGGGATCAATGCGTTGTCCGGCCCTGTTCCCAAGGAGATTGGTTTGCTTACCAATCTAAAAATGCT TAGCATTGGTTCAAATAACTTTTCTGGTTCTATGCCAGCTGAAATTGGGAGTTGTACAAAGCTACAGCAAAT CTACATAGATAGTTCTGGGCTTAGCGGGGAAATACCTTTATCATTTGCTAATCTTGTGGAGCTGCAACGAGT CTGGATGATGGATCTGGAAGTTACAGGTCGGATACCAGAATTTATTGGAAACTGGACCAAACTTATTGTCTT GAGAATTGTCGGAACTGGTTTGAGTGGTCCGATACCGTCGTCATTTTCCAACTTAACTTCTTTGACAGAACT GAGGCTAGGAGATATATCCAATGGAAGCTCTTCTCTTGAATTCATCAAAGACATGAAAAATCTAAGTATATT AGTATTGAGGAACAGCAATCTCACGGGGGAAATACCATCTGATATTGGAGAATACTCAAGCTTGCGCGAAGT TGATTTAAGCTTCAACAAATTACATGGACCAATACCGTCTTCACTTTTCAATTTAACTTCACTTTCTCACTT GTTTCTAGGAAACAACACGTTGAATGGTTCCTTACCCACTCAAAAGAGCCAGTCTTTGCGCAATAT AGATGTGTCGTACAATAATTTTTCTGGAAGTCTTCCTTCGTGGGTCAGCTTACCAAACTCGAATTT CAACCTAGTTGCTAACAGCTTTACACTGGAAGGTCTTGACAACAG GGTTTTATCAGGACTGAACTGTCTGCAGAAGAACTTCCGTTGCAGTGGAGGCAAAGGAATCT ATTACAACTTTTCAATCAACTGCGGAGGCCCGGATATAACGTCTGTTAGTGGGGCACTATATGACAAAGATGACGCGGATCTTGGACCATCTTCGTTTTTCGTGAATGCTGCTAGGAGATGGGCAGTTAGTAGCATTGGTCGCTTTGCCGGAAGTAGCAATAATAGATATACAGAAACTTTACTATCACAATTTACCAACACTTCAGACTCGGAGCTTTTTCAGACAGCAAGACTTTCTCCATCTTCCATAAGATATTATGGTCTGGAGCTCGAAAATGGAGTCTATAACGTCACACTTCAGTTTGCTGAAATACAAATGACAAGTTCTAACTCTTGGACAGGGTTTGGAAGACGGAGATTTGACATTTATGTCCAG GGAAGACTTGTGGAAAAGGATTTTGATGTACGCAGAACAGCTGGTGGCTTCACTGATAGGGCAGTTCGTAGAGAATATAAAGCAAATGTGACAGAAAATTACCTCGAAGTTCATCTTTTCTGGGCTGGAAAAGGAACATGTTGTATTCCTATTCAGGGTGCTTATGGGCCTATAATATCGGCAGTCAGTGCAGCGGCAG ATTTTACACCAACTGTGAGTAATAAGCCACcatcaaagaaaaataataggACTGGTGTCATTGTCGGTGTCATTGTTGGCGTAGGACTTTTTAGCTTCCTTGCGGGCGTTGTTATCTTCACAATACGACAAAGAAGAAAGCCATACACTGATGATGAAG AACTGCTTAGTATGGAAATAAAGCCTTACACATTTACTTACTCAGAACTTAAAAGTGCAACTCAAGATTTCAATCTCTCAAACAAGCTCGGAGAGGGTGGATTTGGGCCTGTTTATAAA GGAAACCTCAAAGATGGAAGAGAGGTAGCTGTGAAGTTGTTGTCTGTTGGATCTCGGCAAGGGAAAGGACAATTTGTTGCAGAAATTGTAACAATTTCTACAGTTCTACATCGAAACCTTGTGACTCTTTACGGCTGCTGCTTTGAAGGAGATCATCGTTTGCTCGTATATGAGTATCTCCCTAATGGAAGTCTCGATCAGGCACTATTTG GGGAAAAGAGTTTACATCTTGATTGGTCAACACGTTTCGAGATATGCTTGGGAGTAGCCAGAGGACTAGTCTATCTCCACGAGGAGGCGAGGGTTCGCATTGTACACAGGGATGTGAAGGCCAGCAACATTTTGCTAGACTCCGAACTGGTCCCAAAAGTTTCTGATTTTGGGCTGGCGAAACTATACCATGGCAAGAAAACTCACATAAGTACCGGAGTTGCAGGGACCAT AGGCTATCTTGCGCCAGAGTATGCAATGCGTGGACATCTGACAGAGAAAACAGATGTGTATGCATTTGGTGTTGTGGCTCTTGAGCTAGTTAGTGGAAGGCCAAACTCTGATGAGATCTTAGATGATGAGAAAAAATATCTTCTTGAATGG GCATGGAATCTACACGAGAAAAGCCGTGAAGTCGAACTGATAGATGATAGGCTAAGTGAATTCAATGTGGAAGAAGTGAAACGAGTGATTGGCGTTGCTCTGCTATGCACACAAGCATCTCATTCCTTGAGACCACCAATGTCACGAGTAGTGGCCATGTTGCCAGGAGATGTTGAGGTCAGTGATGTCACTTCTAAGCCAGGCTACCTAACCGATTGGAGATTTGATGACATCACCAGAGATGTTGAGGTCAGTCATGTCACTTTCGAGCCAGGCTATCTAACCGACTGGAGATTTGATGACATCACCACTTCCTCTCTCAGAAGCTTTCAAACCACAGAGACGAACACTTCTGGCTCCAAGATTTCACCCCGAAAAGCCGACTCTGAGCCGATGCTTGGAGCCCAAGATCAGTTTTGGAAGAGAACAATGTCTCTTCTCTGA